Genomic segment of Salvia splendens isolate huo1 chromosome 12, SspV2, whole genome shotgun sequence:
AAGTTGTGCATGTGTTGGAATAAGTTTTGCTTAAGTTTTCACTTTTGTGTAAGTAGAAATAGTCTAAACATTGCTGATTTGTGAAATCTTTTGTTTTGAGGGAAGTTGGTAAGGTTTTAAGAGGGAGGTGAAGGAACATTTCAGGTTCTCCTTAAAAGACTATAATATGTGACTAACCCAAAGACTTGCTTCACTAATCAAGCTTTTCATTTCAGCTCTCTTGACCCTTTTGTCACACTTGCATTCTTGGGCATTGTGCTCACTATTTTTGTCTCGTATTGTACTGTTCACTATCGATTTTCTTGCTAACAGCAGGAGTGAAGTTATTGTCAAGTTTTCTTTTAAAGTCCATGAAATTAGAATTGCATATGTTTGGATATTTGTTGGTTCAATTTTGTGTGTTTCTTGGTGCAGACTTCTCTTCCAGTTAAGGAGATAACAAAATCATTGGCGAAGATGGGATATGAGGTGACAACATCAGATGATGCTGGTCGATTCGTTTGCAACTATGTATACTACCACTCGTTGCGGTTTGCAGAGCAGAATGGGATAAAATCAGTGTTTGTCCATGTTCCTCTCTTCTTGACAATAGATGAAGAGACTCAAATGCAGTTTGCTGCTACTCTCTTGGAGACACTTGCCTCCATATATTAGAGCCATTCAACTCATCATCGTCTTCTTTTAAATCTCTCAATAAGTTTTGGGAGATTGTTATGACTCACCTTTGGATTTGTGTTGTGTATGCCAAGAAGATGGGACCTTTCTATTCACTGCATtgcttttataattttataaataaatatttgagTGAATGTAAATTAtcaaatctctctctcacaTACTCCACATTAAGTTACTGCAGAGCTTTACGATGCTTTTTATCTAAGTATTATTAATTTGACTTGTAAGAAAATAAGTTGTTTCAGAAATAGAAATTGTGGATAATCATTTGAAAACACAATAGCTCAACAAATTTGAAATCATCCGTCCATATGCACCAGAATATGTCGCATAGTTACTATGAATAATATAAACGCTCCAGCTATTTCAAAATTGGGGTAACATCAAATgtacaagtggaagaagaaggcagtcGTGGATTTGATAAATTCACAGCATCAAAATTCTTGAGATAGTCACAAGAATCTACCTACAAAACATATTCAGCTCATGTTCGGAGTTGTTAGGAGCTCAGGGCGCACCGAGCGATTAGGTAAAAATCCGGGATGCAAGGCGAGAATTTGAGTATGAAGAAAAACTGCAGTAAATATACCCTGTGTTTAGAGAATTGTGAGTGTGTTATTGAAGTTATATGAAGGGAGAAGAACACATATTTAAAGCAGGAAATCTGACAGATTTAAACATTTATTGTGTTtgttattttatgaaaaaaaacttTTTAGGTTTTAGGGATTTGAAAGGCACAACCGCTACTTTAGGGTGGTTCGATATTTGAAAAGTCACAGCCATCCCCAGCATCCCAGCCGCCTCACCCCGGGCGCACTTTTAACAACACTGCTCATGTTTCATATGTCTCCTTTGGCTACTGGAAATGAGGTGGTTGCTCGGGTCTAACACGAGAATGTGTTGTGCCATCATGACGTGATGGCCGGGTTTGACACTTGGTTGGATGTTGTGCGAGCAGGGACAGGATATCATGGTGAACATGAATCGCTGGCCCATAACCAAGAGATCGTATACCATTGGATATAAAATGATCTAATAGCACTAGACATCATATTTTAGCAGCTTGATGTGGTCCTAAAAAGTAAATGCCATCCACATCCCAAGTCCATGCAGGGCAGGGCCTTTACCAAAACCACCCCACATGCATATATTACACAGTCGACTCAATCATGATCAAATTCATTTAATGGAACTTTTGAAAAGCAGTCCATCTTTCTAGTTATCCAACTTCATTTTGCTATCGGGAGGGGACAGAAATTTCTGACTTCAACCATACTCTAATCACTGTCAAATCATCCAAAACACGTTAAGATCTAACCACATCATCCTCTCGTCATAAATTAGAGCAGTACAACTTAAATGCTTGATTTGCAACCCAAAGTTATATTTTTTCTGTTTAATAATTAGGGTGCCTTCTCTGTTGTTTGTAAATTTACCAGaagaaaaaagggaaaagaaagtCATCACCCTTTaaattcttcttttattttccctccttttcaataaaaaagaatttcacCCTTTCTTTATTCCTTCTTTTCACTTCAACAATATTTTCCCTCTTTGGAATGAAAAGGAGAAACAAGAAATgatgatgaaatttttgtttatataCAAGGAGTGAAGAGAAAGGAGGCATTTAAAGGGTAAGAATTTCATTTTTCCTCCTTTTTCAATGACAAAATTTACAATCAAAGAGAACACACCCAATCAGAAGCTACTGCAAAGTTCCTAACTTCCTGAAAAGTGAAAACTTTACAATTTCAAGTGAATATATGAAAGGTGAATATTCAACCAATATAATGGTCATGCTCGGAATCTCAAGTTCAAATTTCTTCCAAGCGTAACATGACATTCTAGAACATTGCAGATTAGACaaggaaatatatatatattggttcTATAAAGCTGTGTGAAAATACATTCAGGAGAATGTATCATGAAAAAGGCACAATAAGGTGAGGATTCATGTATTTTAGGTAACAACAAATTTCTAGGTGTAGTAAATACAAGCTAAAATTTGAAGAATAAGCACTACAAATATGTATATTTAACTACAGCTTGGTATAATGAAGGGTGGCACACCTATCCCCAATCGACAAAGGGTAGAGATGGGTATCCACCTTCTGGAGGAGGTAACAACGATGGAGGTAGATTTCCAAGCGACATCCCCATTTGATTGCCAAGGAATATAGCTGCAATGAAATGGAAAAGGTTACCACTGAGACATATTAAGAAGAGCGAGATATTGTTGAAAGGGGAATGTAAACTTGCCAGGCAGAGTGGCTCCTCCATTCAAATGACTATCGGGAATACCCCCAGACAGAGCATGACTAGCAGCAGTCGTTCCTGGTTATTGGAGAGCAGACAACATGAATATCTAAACTACTGATTATAATACTAGTAGTTAAAGAACACAACAGATACCTTCCAATCTTTGAGCATTCATATTTGTCAAATTCTTGGGGTGATGATACTTGCATGACTCTCCATATTGGCACGAACCCTTTACTTTAAGAAataaattagagagaaaaacCCTTCAACAAAATATAGTCTTTCAAGTTTCAAAAACTCAGGATTAACCAGTTTTCGCTCATCATCATATTATTAAGCATGGGAAGTCATAAATTAAGTTTCTAGATTGATGCATTCATACACCATCCGGCCAAATATATGCAGCCTGCTGAAAATTGGATAATCTCGTCATCGTGAAGGCACCGTAACTAATTGTTAAAAATATATCATCCAGATATGATGTAGTGAAATAAACTGTATTAGTTTCAAATGATACTCAAACAGACTTGCTTCTCTTAATAGGATAGTTAGGAGTGTTCACTGCCCTTCATCAATATACTACCTTTGAATCCGTGAACATAAATATATGCGAAAACTGTGCTAACCTCTCC
This window contains:
- the LOC121759564 gene encoding zinc finger CCCH domain-containing protein 3-like; this translates as MPLGKYYCDYCDKQFQDTPPSRRRHLNGVAHQRAKALWYDALRSSSQSQFGLDQVDDFQSISKGVCHRFVRTGSCQYGESCKYHHPKNLTNMNAQRLEGTTAASHALSGGIPDSHLNGGATLPAIFLGNQMGMSLGNLPPSLLPPPEGGYPSLPFVDWG